One segment of Rubripirellula amarantea DNA contains the following:
- a CDS encoding NAD(P)H-hydrate epimerase translates to MQALTCEQVRRVDEIAIRDYQMPGIVLMENAGRGAAEIIHSLCPDATALVLCGRGNNGGDGYVIARHLQILGHEVSILAVCAVDELSGDAKVNAVIADAAGIEIEVIEEKANQEGTSLAMKLGKTNCIIDGLLGTGAKPPLRGIYAALVSAANESDAMRIALDIPTGLDGDTGEVIGEAFRADHTMTFVAPKVGFQQKNADEFVGVVHVVGIGVPTKLIRELDLPNNELGLPKN, encoded by the coding sequence ATGCAAGCTTTGACATGTGAGCAAGTCCGACGTGTGGACGAAATCGCGATTCGCGACTACCAAATGCCCGGTATCGTTTTGATGGAAAACGCGGGACGGGGAGCGGCCGAGATCATTCACTCGTTGTGCCCCGATGCGACCGCCCTGGTGCTTTGCGGGCGAGGCAACAATGGTGGGGACGGATACGTGATCGCCCGGCATTTGCAAATTCTAGGGCATGAGGTTTCGATTTTAGCGGTATGTGCCGTGGATGAGCTTTCCGGCGACGCAAAAGTAAATGCGGTCATTGCCGACGCGGCCGGGATTGAAATCGAAGTCATTGAAGAAAAAGCCAATCAGGAAGGAACCTCACTGGCAATGAAGTTGGGCAAAACGAACTGCATCATTGACGGGCTATTGGGAACGGGAGCAAAGCCGCCGCTTCGTGGCATCTATGCGGCTCTGGTTAGTGCGGCAAACGAGTCAGATGCGATGCGAATCGCATTGGACATACCCACCGGGTTAGATGGCGATACGGGAGAAGTAATCGGCGAGGCGTTTCGAGCGGATCATACGATGACATTTGTCGCGCCCAAAGTTGGTTTCCAACAAAAAAACGCCGACGAATTCGTCGGCGTTGTGCATGTTGTCGGGATCGGCGTGCCCACAAAATTGATCCGTGAGCTTGATTTGCCAAACAATGAGCTTGGCTTGCCGAAGAATTAG
- a CDS encoding cytochrome-c peroxidase, with protein sequence MSKSFVEFARKTIFVAGCVFVLSSLALAVEATTSSSSGSVDEVVLGDPSLTSGIPGYGLLTDSQLDAWLANEDNHVTLKVALPKGLDTASANIYIPEDNPMTRAKIELGRQLYFDERLSSDNTISCASCHDPAQGYGAEMKFGVGVQGQEGGRNSPVAFNRILSKEQFWDGRAASLEDQAVGPIANPIEMGNTHESSVKTISQIPGYVKQFEKIFEDGLSIDNVGKAMATFERAIVTGPMPYDAYNQLVAFEKAFADDLEYLDEEPELEEKYNALKEDTEEYPMSESAVRGMTLFSGKANCTACHAGANFTDEQYHNLGVGMDAETPDLGRFDVTKEEKDKGAFKTPTLRNIAFTAPYMHDGSQSTLEEVVEWYDKGGHKNPYLSDKMKVLNLTEQEKADLVAFMVEGLSGEFPYVSQARLPN encoded by the coding sequence ATGTCCAAGAGTTTTGTTGAGTTCGCACGTAAAACCATCTTTGTCGCCGGATGCGTCTTCGTTCTTTCTAGTCTAGCATTGGCTGTAGAAGCCACGACGTCTTCGTCGTCGGGCTCCGTTGATGAAGTCGTACTGGGTGATCCTTCGCTGACGTCGGGAATCCCAGGTTATGGTTTGCTGACCGATTCGCAATTGGATGCCTGGCTGGCCAACGAAGACAACCATGTAACGTTAAAGGTGGCGCTTCCTAAGGGACTCGATACCGCGTCGGCAAACATCTATATCCCCGAAGACAACCCGATGACTCGGGCGAAGATTGAACTCGGCCGGCAACTCTACTTTGATGAGCGTTTGTCGTCCGACAACACCATTTCGTGTGCTTCTTGCCATGACCCCGCCCAAGGATACGGTGCAGAAATGAAGTTTGGTGTTGGGGTCCAGGGCCAAGAAGGTGGACGAAACTCACCCGTTGCGTTCAATCGCATCTTGAGCAAAGAACAATTCTGGGACGGACGAGCAGCATCTTTGGAAGACCAAGCGGTTGGACCAATCGCTAACCCGATCGAGATGGGAAATACTCACGAATCGAGCGTCAAAACGATTTCTCAGATCCCAGGTTACGTGAAGCAGTTCGAAAAGATCTTCGAAGACGGTCTTAGCATTGATAACGTTGGCAAAGCCATGGCGACGTTCGAAAGGGCGATCGTCACGGGACCGATGCCTTACGATGCGTACAATCAACTTGTTGCCTTTGAGAAAGCCTTCGCCGATGACTTGGAATATCTTGACGAGGAACCGGAGCTCGAAGAAAAGTACAACGCTTTGAAAGAGGACACCGAAGAGTATCCGATGAGCGAATCGGCCGTTCGCGGCATGACGCTATTTTCAGGGAAAGCAAACTGCACCGCCTGTCATGCGGGTGCGAATTTCACTGATGAGCAGTACCACAACTTGGGTGTCGGAATGGATGCGGAAACACCCGACCTTGGACGCTTTGACGTAACAAAGGAAGAAAAGGACAAGGGTGCCTTTAAGACTCCGACCCTACGCAACATTGCCTTCACTGCTCCCTACATGCACGATGGAAGCCAATCGACTCTCGAAGAAGTGGTTGAATGGTACGACAAAGGCGGACACAAGAACCCTTACCTGTCGGACAAAATGAAAGTCTTGAATCTGACCGAGCAAGAAAAAGCTGACTTGGTTGCTTTCATGGTCGAGGGGCTAAGCGGCGAGTTCCCTTACGTTAGCCAAGCTCGATTGCCGAACTAA
- the greA gene encoding transcription elongation factor GreA encodes MHDSVPMTRTGYNKLKAEVDRLENVEMPLITEKIAEARAEGDLKENAEYHAQRDNQGMLMAKINELKDKIARASIIDTSQLPKDEVVFGCTVTVEDLAYGDEEEFTLVGEGEADIDAGKILVTSPFGQGLIGKKVGETAEITVPAGKLKFKILKIEFRD; translated from the coding sequence ATGCATGATTCAGTCCCCATGACGCGCACGGGCTACAACAAGCTTAAGGCCGAAGTTGACCGCCTCGAGAATGTGGAAATGCCTTTGATTACCGAAAAGATCGCCGAGGCTCGCGCCGAAGGTGACTTGAAGGAAAATGCCGAGTATCACGCTCAACGCGACAACCAAGGCATGTTGATGGCGAAAATCAACGAGCTGAAGGACAAGATCGCGAGGGCGTCGATCATCGATACGTCGCAGTTGCCCAAGGACGAAGTGGTCTTTGGCTGCACCGTTACGGTCGAGGATTTGGCCTACGGTGACGAGGAAGAGTTCACGCTCGTTGGTGAAGGCGAAGCCGATATCGACGCGGGCAAGATTCTTGTCACCAGTCCGTTCGGACAGGGGTTGATTGGCAAGAAAGTCGGGGAAACCGCAGAAATCACAGTTCCCGCTGGCAAGTTAAAGTTCAAAATCTTGAAAATTGAATTCCGTGACTGA
- the mutY gene encoding A/G-specific adenine glycosylase has product MPPHDPSWNDASWRNSVRRSLLAWFGKNARVMPWRSEPTPYRVWISEIMLQQTQVATVLPYFERFLNTFPNVQTLAAAPEQQLMSHWEGLGYYRRARSIHAAAKKIVADHNGEFPTDFDDVIALPGIGRYTAGAILSISGDAKHPVLEGNTVRVFSRWVALRSPPADTVANKLLWQIAESMLPAKKGAGTFNQAAMELGALICTPKTPACDRCPVQKHCAAHRLGLEESIPGKVTKTKYEDRTEFAFVIESPAKRGRPIQYLMRPLPPGVRWSGLWDFPRTIDRSIDDVAEAAGEVSLDLGCTLCAGAKLTQIKHAVTKYRIELRVHQATFEIDGQKPSRPWRFVTLDEMAELPMSVTGRKIAKILAKQHPLFS; this is encoded by the coding sequence GTGCCCCCGCACGACCCATCCTGGAACGATGCATCGTGGCGCAATTCCGTCCGACGGTCGCTGTTGGCGTGGTTCGGCAAGAATGCTCGCGTGATGCCATGGCGAAGCGAACCAACTCCCTACCGAGTTTGGATCAGCGAGATCATGCTGCAGCAAACTCAAGTCGCAACGGTCTTGCCTTACTTCGAACGATTTTTGAACACGTTTCCCAATGTTCAAACTCTCGCCGCCGCCCCCGAACAACAATTAATGTCGCACTGGGAAGGACTTGGCTATTACCGCCGCGCCCGTTCGATCCATGCGGCAGCCAAGAAAATCGTCGCTGACCATAATGGCGAATTCCCGACTGACTTCGACGATGTAATCGCCTTGCCTGGCATTGGACGCTACACCGCTGGCGCGATTCTTTCGATCTCCGGCGACGCCAAGCATCCGGTCCTCGAAGGCAATACCGTTCGCGTCTTTAGTCGCTGGGTCGCCCTGCGGTCACCTCCCGCCGATACCGTCGCCAACAAATTGCTCTGGCAAATCGCAGAGTCCATGCTGCCAGCGAAAAAAGGAGCCGGGACCTTCAATCAGGCGGCAATGGAATTGGGCGCGCTGATCTGCACACCTAAAACGCCAGCTTGCGATCGCTGCCCCGTACAAAAACATTGCGCCGCTCATCGGTTGGGACTTGAGGAATCAATCCCTGGCAAAGTCACTAAAACAAAGTACGAAGATCGAACCGAGTTTGCGTTTGTGATCGAATCCCCGGCCAAACGGGGCCGGCCAATCCAATACTTGATGCGACCATTGCCGCCGGGGGTTCGATGGTCCGGTTTATGGGATTTCCCGCGAACTATCGACCGCTCGATCGACGATGTCGCCGAGGCCGCCGGCGAGGTTTCTCTTGATCTAGGTTGCACACTTTGTGCCGGAGCAAAGTTGACACAGATCAAGCACGCTGTGACGAAGTACCGCATCGAACTACGCGTGCACCAAGCGACCTTCGAGATCGATGGACAAAAACCATCAAGGCCTTGGAGATTTGTGACGCTCGACGAAATGGCGGAACTGCCGATGAGCGTTACGGGGCGGAAAATTGCAAAAATCCTCGCGAAGCAACACCCCCTGTTTTCGTAG
- a CDS encoding sulfatase family protein — MIRSLLLLPILLFLTSLADANSQQPPNIVVIFIDDMGYADIGPFGATDYPTPNLDRMAAEGRKFTDFVVSSAVCSASRAALLTGTYHTRLGIAGALGPRSQIGINPDETTLAELCKSKGYDTAMFGKWHLGHNPKFLPTQHGFDQYYGIPYSNDMWPLHPESVAKRQNDPHANIPWPALPMIVADQKKGVRVVNDDMLPEHQAEMTQEFTRRSVEFIKNRADKPFFLYLAHPMVHVPLYVSKDFEGKSGAGLFGDVVMEVDWSVGQILDAIEDMGIERNTLVIFTSDNGPWLSYGNHAGSSGALREGKGTMFEGGYREPTLMWWKGKIPAGTTCDDLCSSIDILPTVAKLIDARLPDHKIDGKDIRPLMLGEEGAKTPHDAFYCYYGGGQLQAVRNERFKLVFPHRYRTTKGHPGGTGGLPIPYQHEMAELALYDLDNDVSESTNVLNDYPDVLAELQNAAELARADLGDKLQKRKGSGVRGPGKMTADDKHLPLTWK; from the coding sequence ATGATCCGATCACTTCTTTTGCTTCCGATACTTCTCTTTTTGACGAGTCTCGCGGATGCCAATTCACAACAGCCACCCAACATTGTCGTGATCTTCATTGACGACATGGGCTACGCCGATATCGGACCATTCGGCGCAACGGATTACCCGACACCGAACCTAGATCGGATGGCAGCGGAAGGTCGCAAGTTTACCGACTTTGTAGTCTCGTCCGCTGTGTGCTCAGCCTCCCGAGCGGCTCTTCTTACGGGCACTTATCACACGCGTCTGGGTATCGCGGGCGCACTTGGCCCACGTTCGCAAATCGGTATCAACCCGGATGAAACAACTCTAGCGGAGCTGTGCAAATCCAAAGGCTACGACACGGCAATGTTTGGAAAGTGGCATCTAGGTCACAACCCTAAGTTCTTACCGACTCAGCATGGATTTGATCAGTACTACGGCATTCCTTACAGCAACGACATGTGGCCACTGCATCCCGAGTCCGTTGCGAAACGTCAAAATGACCCTCACGCCAATATCCCATGGCCTGCACTGCCGATGATTGTGGCCGATCAAAAGAAGGGTGTGCGAGTAGTGAACGATGACATGCTACCCGAACACCAAGCCGAGATGACCCAAGAATTCACACGGCGTAGTGTCGAGTTCATCAAGAACCGAGCAGACAAACCGTTCTTTCTCTACTTGGCTCACCCGATGGTTCACGTACCGCTTTACGTTTCCAAAGACTTTGAAGGAAAGAGCGGCGCGGGTTTATTTGGCGACGTCGTCATGGAAGTGGATTGGTCCGTCGGACAAATCCTTGACGCGATCGAAGACATGGGTATCGAACGCAACACGCTAGTTATTTTCACCAGTGATAACGGTCCTTGGTTGAGCTATGGCAATCACGCTGGTTCCTCGGGGGCACTTCGTGAAGGTAAAGGCACGATGTTCGAAGGCGGCTACCGTGAACCCACGTTGATGTGGTGGAAGGGAAAAATTCCCGCAGGCACGACGTGCGATGATTTGTGCAGTTCGATCGATATCCTACCGACGGTCGCAAAACTGATCGACGCAAGGCTTCCCGACCACAAGATTGACGGAAAAGACATTCGCCCGTTGATGCTCGGTGAAGAAGGAGCCAAGACGCCGCACGATGCGTTCTACTGCTACTACGGCGGTGGTCAACTGCAAGCGGTTCGCAATGAACGGTTCAAGCTAGTCTTTCCGCACCGCTATCGAACGACGAAGGGGCATCCCGGCGGCACGGGCGGTTTGCCGATTCCTTACCAACACGAAATGGCTGAACTTGCGTTGTATGACCTCGACAATGATGTCAGCGAATCAACGAACGTGCTTAACGACTATCCCGATGTTTTAGCGGAACTTCAAAATGCAGCCGAGTTGGCTCGTGCTGACCTTGGCGACAAGCTGCAAAAACGCAAAGGCTCGGGAGTTCGTGGTCCAGGCAAGATGACTGCGGACGATAAACATTTACCTTTGACCTGGAAGTGA
- a CDS encoding MlaD family protein, whose protein sequence is MNEPSPFPVAEIATRSSIRKASRLWWLTGVCLVIAAVLVWSSMKPAGIALTISFDDGHGLKVGDKIRHRGIEIGHVVNIRLADDMSGIKVEAILDHDASSVATQGARFWIVRPRIEVSGVSGLDTAVGPKYIRVIPSPQANSGDAIAQRTFRGLASQPADADGEIGGLELVLRAAHRHGIHESAPVTWRGVQVGRVLSTNLSPNSLTVDIRVRIDEGYRRLIRSSSKFWATSGIDIDLGVTGMEVSAESLATIVRGGISVITLDADNTSAVNNGDVFRLLDEGAEEWLKQAPAINLMDFNPVATVPVVATWRESFLGIAREKKSEASAWVTAVNGEAQAIIPVDMLTAPKSAIEESFMAKFQIAKQSAPISIDEPPSRWGGDDSLLAKVPYPSPNPLPGGRVVLAERMRTPTQTEDCFVVRGEAENTTMQWLGRESLSLGDRRWNVAGVELSRSMWHGSPVIAASDQFVIGVLLLDSSGAQVVPLP, encoded by the coding sequence ATGAATGAACCATCGCCCTTTCCCGTCGCTGAGATCGCTACGCGGTCGTCGATAAGAAAAGCATCTAGACTTTGGTGGTTGACCGGTGTTTGCCTAGTGATCGCTGCTGTGTTGGTTTGGTCGTCGATGAAGCCAGCGGGAATCGCCCTAACCATCTCGTTCGACGACGGACATGGTCTTAAAGTGGGCGATAAGATTCGGCATCGAGGAATCGAAATTGGTCATGTCGTGAACATTCGATTGGCCGACGATATGTCCGGAATCAAGGTGGAAGCGATTTTGGACCACGATGCTTCATCCGTTGCTACCCAGGGCGCTCGCTTTTGGATCGTTCGCCCACGAATTGAGGTCAGCGGTGTGAGTGGATTGGATACGGCAGTCGGTCCTAAGTACATTCGCGTGATCCCCAGCCCCCAAGCGAACTCGGGTGATGCGATAGCTCAACGGACCTTCCGCGGTCTTGCCTCACAACCGGCAGACGCAGACGGAGAGATTGGCGGGCTGGAATTGGTCCTGCGCGCCGCTCACCGCCACGGCATTCACGAAAGCGCACCGGTAACATGGCGAGGCGTGCAGGTCGGGCGAGTATTGTCGACGAACTTGTCCCCCAATTCGTTGACCGTCGATATTCGGGTGCGAATCGACGAAGGCTACCGCCGACTTATCCGCTCGTCGTCTAAGTTTTGGGCAACCAGCGGAATCGACATCGACTTGGGCGTCACCGGGATGGAGGTTTCCGCGGAATCCTTAGCAACGATTGTTCGTGGCGGAATATCGGTGATTACTCTCGACGCCGACAACACATCGGCGGTTAACAATGGCGATGTCTTTCGGTTGCTTGACGAGGGAGCCGAAGAGTGGCTCAAGCAAGCTCCGGCAATTAACTTAATGGACTTCAATCCGGTGGCGACCGTACCCGTCGTCGCCACCTGGCGAGAAAGCTTTTTGGGGATTGCTCGCGAGAAAAAATCCGAAGCTTCGGCGTGGGTTACGGCGGTCAATGGCGAAGCTCAAGCCATCATTCCCGTCGATATGTTGACGGCCCCCAAATCAGCCATCGAAGAATCGTTCATGGCAAAATTTCAGATTGCCAAACAATCGGCCCCGATCTCGATTGACGAGCCCCCGTCGCGATGGGGCGGTGATGATTCGTTACTTGCCAAAGTTCCCTACCCATCACCCAACCCATTGCCCGGCGGGCGAGTAGTGCTGGCCGAACGGATGAGAACGCCAACGCAAACCGAAGATTGTTTTGTAGTCCGCGGCGAAGCTGAGAACACAACGATGCAGTGGCTTGGTCGCGAATCGCTTTCGTTGGGCGACCGAAGATGGAATGTAGCAGGCGTGGAACTGAGTCGCAGCATGTGGCATGGGTCACCCGTGATCGCGGCGAGCGACCAATTTGTCATCGGCGTGCTGTTGCTAGATTCGTCGGGTGCCCAAGTGGTTCCGCTACCTTAG
- a CDS encoding paraquat-inducible protein A: MPTISVGQVALCTRCQSSITFQTPRRVSASRTAAAAMGAFILFWPAVTLPILQIEQLGQTNQQSIMSGIADLFQHGSYFVGFVVLLFSIAFPLSKILLLLELSWLEFLGRQHKAFTLRLMEHVGKWSMMDVMLLAFLVMLVKLGNLVHFEFGPAVIAFTACVAMSMLASLSFDPHSIWEDHE; encoded by the coding sequence ATGCCGACGATCAGCGTCGGGCAAGTAGCGTTGTGCACGCGATGCCAATCGTCGATCACGTTTCAAACACCTCGCCGCGTCAGCGCTTCACGTACCGCTGCCGCAGCGATGGGAGCGTTCATCCTGTTCTGGCCCGCTGTAACGCTTCCTATTCTTCAGATTGAACAACTCGGGCAAACCAACCAGCAAAGCATCATGAGTGGGATTGCTGACTTGTTCCAACACGGCAGCTACTTTGTCGGCTTCGTGGTGCTATTGTTTTCGATCGCGTTTCCCCTTTCGAAAATCTTGCTGCTGCTAGAACTCAGTTGGCTAGAGTTTCTTGGACGGCAACACAAAGCATTCACCTTGCGATTGATGGAACATGTCGGCAAGTGGAGCATGATGGATGTGATGTTGTTGGCCTTCTTGGTGATGTTGGTCAAACTCGGAAATCTGGTTCACTTTGAATTTGGTCCAGCCGTAATCGCGTTCACGGCGTGCGTTGCGATGAGCATGCTTGCGTCCTTATCTTTCGACCCTCATTCGATTTGGGAAGACCATGAATGA
- a CDS encoding PDZ domain-containing protein, whose protein sequence is MYQSPFTRRISRFAVGMVLMFAATAKADPPAIHDEQTAGYWVLQLSNDHYLRRELAEKKLVEQGPEAIAALVETMRSGDLESIERATSAISQIAINHPPAQDGGAWDELENLSRNATGRIASSAKSALREIGEQRSERARVELASAGVFVGIDDFMIGAISTTQMIVQIDDKFHGDDESLQWLRWLTGVEKVRVMRSGISKEVLENVAQMPNLRSLAIVDGKLQPDTLVPLEKVKSLETLEFRYVPLTDELAGDLERVAVRNKLSLMGTGLSKDRVRSMNAASPDLTIEHRQGGFLGVKCYDGETECEISDVIEDSAAEEAGLIRSDVIVQINDAVVKKFKDLQDEINQHVPGDELTVKFRRGAQVKETKVTLRRYVGS, encoded by the coding sequence ATGTATCAGTCTCCTTTTACGCGTCGCATCAGCCGCTTTGCCGTTGGCATGGTGTTGATGTTCGCGGCCACGGCGAAGGCTGATCCACCTGCAATTCATGACGAGCAGACGGCCGGATATTGGGTCCTGCAGCTTTCTAATGACCACTATCTGCGTCGTGAGCTAGCCGAAAAAAAGTTGGTTGAACAGGGTCCCGAGGCGATCGCCGCGCTTGTCGAAACAATGCGTAGCGGTGACCTCGAATCGATCGAGCGAGCGACATCTGCGATTTCCCAGATCGCGATCAACCATCCTCCGGCTCAGGATGGTGGAGCGTGGGACGAACTCGAGAATCTTTCCCGCAACGCAACCGGACGCATCGCGTCGAGTGCAAAATCTGCGCTGCGTGAAATTGGCGAACAGCGTTCCGAGCGTGCTCGTGTCGAACTTGCTTCCGCTGGCGTCTTTGTCGGCATCGACGATTTCATGATCGGCGCGATTAGCACCACGCAAATGATTGTGCAAATCGACGACAAGTTTCATGGCGATGACGAGTCGTTGCAGTGGCTTCGTTGGCTAACAGGCGTCGAGAAAGTTCGCGTGATGCGAAGCGGCATCTCTAAAGAGGTTCTCGAAAACGTTGCTCAGATGCCAAACCTTCGATCGCTCGCCATTGTCGATGGCAAACTGCAACCCGATACCCTAGTGCCCCTTGAAAAGGTCAAGTCGCTTGAAACGCTCGAGTTTCGCTACGTTCCTTTAACAGACGAACTAGCTGGCGACTTGGAACGAGTTGCCGTGCGAAACAAACTGAGCCTGATGGGGACAGGTTTGTCGAAGGACCGAGTGCGTTCAATGAATGCCGCTTCACCTGATTTGACGATTGAACACCGCCAAGGTGGCTTCTTGGGCGTGAAGTGCTATGACGGCGAGACCGAATGCGAAATCAGTGACGTGATCGAAGACAGCGCCGCTGAAGAAGCAGGGTTAATTCGAAGCGACGTGATCGTACAAATCAACGATGCGGTGGTTAAGAAGTTCAAGGACCTGCAAGACGAAATCAATCAACACGTGCCCGGCGATGAGTTGACGGTCAAGTTTCGTCGTGGTGCGCAGGTAAAAGAAACGAAGGTGACGTTGCGTCGCTACGTTGGCTCGTGA
- a CDS encoding DUF58 domain-containing protein, translated as MPKSKSHSLLSPDLLGRLERLELVSRKVFRGRMKGERRSKRKGESVEFADFRQYVPGDDLRMIDWNLYARLDQLFLKLFLEEEDLHFFAMIDASDSMNFGDPTKLHVAKQLAAALGYVGMCRADRVTVTALGPEGRRAPVLRGRSNLLKMLDYLDSIEPGHNVSLHDGIKEFSLRTAGTGVAVLISDLMDKAGYESALRMLIGRRMDVFVMHVLSPEELDPPLRGDRKLIDIEDGDEAEITINAYVLEKYRDTVRQFIGSVKQFCSRRSIVYIPVRTDTPVETIVTKYLRERGVVR; from the coding sequence ATGCCCAAATCCAAAAGTCACTCGCTGCTTAGCCCTGATCTGTTAGGTCGACTCGAACGCCTCGAACTCGTCTCGCGAAAAGTCTTTCGCGGACGGATGAAGGGCGAACGTCGAAGCAAACGTAAAGGCGAGAGCGTCGAGTTTGCCGATTTCCGCCAATACGTTCCCGGTGACGATCTAAGGATGATCGACTGGAACCTGTATGCGAGGCTCGATCAGCTTTTCCTGAAGTTGTTTCTCGAAGAAGAAGACTTGCACTTCTTCGCGATGATCGACGCTAGTGATTCGATGAACTTCGGTGACCCCACAAAACTGCACGTTGCGAAACAACTTGCCGCGGCTTTGGGTTACGTCGGCATGTGTCGCGCTGACCGAGTGACCGTCACCGCCCTAGGTCCCGAGGGACGTCGTGCTCCCGTACTTCGCGGGCGATCCAACCTGTTGAAGATGCTGGACTATCTGGATTCCATCGAACCCGGACACAATGTTTCTTTGCATGACGGCATCAAAGAGTTCTCGTTGCGCACCGCGGGCACCGGCGTTGCAGTGCTAATCAGCGACTTGATGGACAAAGCCGGCTACGAATCGGCGCTGCGGATGTTGATTGGCCGACGAATGGATGTTTTCGTCATGCACGTTTTGTCCCCTGAAGAACTCGACCCACCACTTCGCGGCGACCGAAAACTGATTGACATTGAAGATGGAGATGAAGCCGAGATAACGATCAATGCTTACGTGCTGGAAAAGTACCGCGACACGGTACGGCAGTTCATTGGTAGCGTGAAGCAGTTTTGTTCTCGACGTTCGATCGTCTATATCCCTGTTCGCACCGACACTCCCGTTGAAACGATCGTGACAAAGTACTTGCGAGAAAGGGGCGTGGTTCGATGA
- the yacG gene encoding DNA gyrase inhibitor YacG, producing MSVPNPRTMICSGCGKKFRIDQTLTPPFCSEQCQMADLNRWLSEEISVPHEGGNPGQSPKEIRFDDDDDEDE from the coding sequence ATGAGTGTTCCCAATCCCCGAACGATGATTTGCAGCGGATGCGGTAAAAAGTTTCGCATTGATCAAACGTTGACGCCGCCCTTTTGCAGTGAGCAATGTCAGATGGCTGATTTGAATCGCTGGTTAAGCGAAGAGATCAGCGTGCCTCACGAGGGCGGTAATCCCGGTCAATCGCCCAAGGAAATTCGTTTCGATGACGATGACGACGAAGATGAGTGA
- a CDS encoding FmdB family zinc ribbon protein, which translates to MPLYEYECKSCSDVVEILQRTTATAPSDLECPHCGGKKLTRVFSVPASPSVKSGGSLPISGSGESCGAPRCCGGGCQS; encoded by the coding sequence ATGCCACTGTATGAATACGAATGCAAATCGTGTAGCGATGTCGTCGAAATCCTTCAACGAACAACGGCAACCGCCCCATCCGATCTAGAGTGCCCCCATTGCGGCGGCAAGAAGCTGACTCGAGTGTTCAGCGTCCCAGCTTCGCCATCGGTAAAGTCCGGTGGTAGCTTGCCGATCTCGGGCAGCGGCGAGTCCTGCGGTGCGCCTCGTTGTTGCGGCGGCGGATGCCAATCGTAA